From Neobacillus sp. PS2-9, the proteins below share one genomic window:
- a CDS encoding YozE family protein, protein MSKSFYHFLMKYRHPAPKDRISLFANHAYMDHSFPKSSKDYHELSSYLELNGQYLESMSIFDEAWQLYINAESKN, encoded by the coding sequence ATGAGTAAATCCTTTTATCATTTTTTAATGAAATATAGACATCCGGCACCAAAAGATCGTATTAGTTTATTTGCAAACCATGCCTATATGGACCATAGCTTTCCGAAATCCTCCAAGGATTACCACGAACTCAGTTCCTACTTAGAACTAAATGGTCAATATCTAGAGTCAATGTCTATTTTTGATGAGGCATGGCAGCTTTATATTAATGCTGAAAGCAAAAATTAA
- a CDS encoding YozD family protein, with protein MREIEVFIDTEEIAEFFFHELVKRGYVPSEEELEELADITFEYLIEKSIIDEEVQED; from the coding sequence ATGAGAGAAATTGAAGTATTTATTGATACAGAAGAAATTGCCGAATTTTTCTTTCATGAGCTTGTAAAAAGGGGATACGTTCCTAGTGAAGAGGAATTAGAGGAATTAGCCGATATTACTTTTGAATATTTAATTGAAAAGAGTATTATCGATGAGGAAGTACAGGAGGATTAG